The Geminocystis sp. NIES-3708 genomic sequence TTAAATGTAACAATAATTCCTTTACCTTTTGCCGAAAATTTATACAATAGTTTAGGTCAAAGAACAGCTTTCATTTCTCTAAAATATGCTTTTGCTATCTTAACTTTACCCTTGAAACAATTTGACATTATTTTTGTAGATAATATTCCTTATATTCACTTATTTTTATTAATTTTATGGACAAAAATACTTAAGAAAAAAATTATTATTACTTGGCATGAATATTGGGGAAGATATTGGAAGTCTTATATAAAAAATTGGACGTGGTTTATTTATTATAATATTGAGGTTTTAGCAGCACAATTAGGCAATAAAGTTATTTGTGTTAGTGAATTTACTGCTGAAAAGTTACGGAAAGCTAGACATAAATCTGATGAAATAGAAATAGTTAGTAATGGCATTAATCTCGATTTTATCTCATCATTAAATGCCGATCATGTTGACGATATGCCACCATTAATTTATGCAGGAAGATTAATTAGAGAAAAAAGAGTTGATTTATTATTAAAAGCTGTGAAAATTTTTAGCGAAATTTATAATCATCAAGGAGTAATTTTACAAATAATTGGTGAGGGTAATAATAGAGAAGAATTAGAAAAATTAGCGCAAAAATTAGGTATTGCAAATAAAGTGATATTTCGAGGAAAATTGGAAACAATAGAAGAAGTTTGGCAGGAAATAAGTCAAGCAAAAATTGCTATTCAACCATCTTTAAGGGAAGGTTTTGGGATTTTTCCTCTTGAAGCTATGGCACTAGGAATACCAGTTATTTATTGTCATAGTCAGGAAAGTGCTGTGAAAGAAATTGTGAGAGATGGTATCGAAGGTATTGCAGTTAATCCTGATGAACATGATTTAAGTGAAGCGATCGCCCAATTATTATATAATGAATCCCAATGGCAAAAATTGAGTAAAAATGGGAAATTAAGAGCAAAATCTTTTGATTGGCAAGAAATAGCCGATAAATTAGAAAAAATCTGTTTTAATTATCTTGATAAGTAAAAGAATTTATGATAACTAGATAAGTATGTATGAAAATTAATTCTTATGGGCAAATTTTAAAAAAAACAATTGATAAAAAAAAAGAAATCATTAAATTTACTTTAGTTGGTGCTTTATGCCTAACTTTCAATGTATTTATTTTATGGTTTTTGACTGATAAATTTGCTGTGGAAGAAATGATGGCGACTATTATAGGCTTTTTCTTTTCCAATTTATTGGGTTTTTTTCTTAATAAATATTTTACCTTTAAAGTAACTAATACTAATATTTTTAAAGAAATTTATAAATACTATGCTGTGATGACTTCCAGTTTTATTGCTAATTTGTTGGCAATGTTTATTTTTGTAAAAATATTGAACATTTGGATAGTTTATGCTAGTTTAATGGTGGCGATAGTTTTTTATATTTATAATTATTTAATGCACAAAAACTGGAGTTTTAAATAAAAAAAGTTATCATTCATATTTATAAAACTTTATTTTTTCTAAAATTTTATGAATAAAAATAATCCGATAAAAATCATCATTCCACCAGCTAAAATATTAATTTTTTTTCTAGTTTTGTCATCAAAAAATAACCTAATTTTATCTGCCATAAGTGCATAGATAATCTTAACACCACCTACTGCAATAATTGCTGTTGTTAGAATAATACCTATGTCAAGATAAGATATTTGCGATAAATTAACAAAAGCAGGAAAAAAACCAAGATAGAATAAAATAGCTTTTTGATCTGCCAATGTAATCGATAATCCTGTCAAAAAACTAGATAATAAAGAAGAGTTGATGGATTTTTCCGTAATGGTATTATTTGATTTTGACTTACATAGTTTTATTCCTAAAAATATTAAGTAAGCACCTCCAAAATACTTTATTCCTACAAAAAAACCTCCCATAACTTCAGCGAGAAAAGATAAACCGCCAATGGCTATCAAGATGAAAATAATATCACCCATCAATATCCCTCCAATGGTAACAATGCCATGAATAAACCCAAACATAGTTGTTCTTGTTATCACTGTTAGTACACTGATACTAGGAATTAAAGCCAATATAACCATGGCTGTGAATAGTGTCCAAATACTATTAAGTGTCATAGTCTTTTTTTTTGAAATCTTAGAAATGTTAGTTTAAAAGATCTTCAATATACCTAGAAAAATAATAAAATTTATGATAAAATTGTAAAGTTGTCTAAATTCGCACA encodes the following:
- a CDS encoding glycosyltransferase family 4 protein, whose amino-acid sequence is MKEEKENLKIIFIYDCIYPDSLGGVEFRNYQLAKFLIEKGHNVTLAGWVKEKKHPLNVTIIPLPFAENLYNSLGQRTAFISLKYAFAILTLPLKQFDIIFVDNIPYIHLFLLILWTKILKKKIIITWHEYWGRYWKSYIKNWTWFIYYNIEVLAAQLGNKVICVSEFTAEKLRKARHKSDEIEIVSNGINLDFISSLNADHVDDMPPLIYAGRLIREKRVDLLLKAVKIFSEIYNHQGVILQIIGEGNNREELEKLAQKLGIANKVIFRGKLETIEEVWQEISQAKIAIQPSLREGFGIFPLEAMALGIPVIYCHSQESAVKEIVRDGIEGIAVNPDEHDLSEAIAQLLYNESQWQKLSKNGKLRAKSFDWQEIADKLEKICFNYLDK
- a CDS encoding GtrA family protein, coding for MKINSYGQILKKTIDKKKEIIKFTLVGALCLTFNVFILWFLTDKFAVEEMMATIIGFFFSNLLGFFLNKYFTFKVTNTNIFKEIYKYYAVMTSSFIANLLAMFIFVKILNIWIVYASLMVAIVFYIYNYLMHKNWSFK
- a CDS encoding LysE family translocator, which produces MTLNSIWTLFTAMVILALIPSISVLTVITRTTMFGFIHGIVTIGGILMGDIIFILIAIGGLSFLAEVMGGFFVGIKYFGGAYLIFLGIKLCKSKSNNTITEKSINSSLLSSFLTGLSITLADQKAILFYLGFFPAFVNLSQISYLDIGIILTTAIIAVGGVKIIYALMADKIRLFFDDKTRKKINILAGGMMIFIGLFLFIKF